The following proteins are encoded in a genomic region of Desulfosporosinus youngiae DSM 17734:
- a CDS encoding DUF1659 domain-containing protein translates to MPIISSGIETEMVVRYQTGTTAAGSPVFRQKAFSGLKMDVSDEDLYEAATTLFALLEYPLVFVTRNNRFDLIEE, encoded by the coding sequence ATGCCCATTATTTCGTCAGGGATAGAAACCGAGATGGTTGTCCGTTATCAGACCGGTACGACTGCCGCCGGCTCCCCGGTATTCCGGCAAAAAGCCTTTTCCGGGCTGAAGATGGACGTGTCCGATGAGGATCTTTATGAAGCAGCAACCACATTATTTGCTTTGCTGGAATATCCCTTGGTATTCGTTACCCGAAATAACCGCTTTGACCTGATCGAAGAATAG
- the csrA gene encoding carbon storage regulator CsrA, which translates to MLALTRKAGERIVINDNIVVTVVSIKGDNIRLTIEAPKEIKIYRGEIFDAIAAENKQAAVANNLTELDRLKALHIKK; encoded by the coding sequence ATGTTGGCACTTACCCGCAAAGCCGGCGAGCGAATTGTCATCAACGACAATATCGTAGTGACGGTGGTCAGCATAAAAGGAGATAACATCCGCCTGACCATTGAGGCACCTAAAGAAATCAAGATTTATCGGGGAGAGATTTTCGATGCCATCGCGGCAGAAAATAAGCAAGCAGCCGTTGCCAATAACTTAACTGAGCTGGATAGATTAAAGGCATTACATATCAAGAAGTAA
- the fliW gene encoding flagellar assembly protein FliW — MNIKSTRFGELEVTEELLFKFPHGIPGFPEEKTFIFIPLDEKSPFAYLQSATEANLTFLLVDPFAFFRGYEFNLDDEIAKELGLSEQNLPQVFLIANSKDNLADMTVNLLAPLVINGLNRTGRQVILDNPDYSICHKLFPDGLPKEAVKGGT, encoded by the coding sequence ATGAATATAAAGTCCACGAGATTCGGAGAATTGGAAGTGACTGAAGAGCTGCTATTCAAATTCCCCCATGGAATCCCGGGCTTTCCTGAGGAAAAGACCTTTATTTTTATACCCCTTGACGAAAAAAGCCCTTTTGCGTACCTCCAGTCTGCAACAGAAGCTAATTTAACCTTTTTGTTAGTTGATCCCTTTGCTTTCTTTAGAGGTTATGAATTTAATCTGGATGATGAAATTGCTAAGGAATTGGGCTTGTCGGAGCAAAATCTGCCTCAGGTGTTTCTGATCGCTAATTCAAAGGACAATTTGGCGGATATGACGGTGAACCTATTGGCCCCTCTCGTTATTAATGGACTCAATCGTACCGGGAGGCAGGTTATCTTAGACAACCCGGACTATTCCATCTGTCATAAACTATTTCCTGACGGCTTGCCTAAAGAAGCAGTCAAAGGGGGAACGTGA
- a CDS encoding DUF6470 family protein, whose amino-acid sequence MLRINISTQPFRADYTINNAKLNLQTTRPEVQIETTPATVEIRQPQGELTIDQTPCRYSIGLKNIADFVRDNAALGRQTALETIGRIAQEGDQLARTQSKTNAIADISASSAAGKALDITYAHIASPEIHFQANPVQFSPKEGNVDFTPRPGTVQGDYQPGSVDIRITQYPSVEISTVDVKV is encoded by the coding sequence ATGCTCCGAATCAATATTTCTACCCAGCCCTTTCGGGCGGATTACACCATTAATAATGCTAAGTTGAACCTCCAGACCACCCGGCCTGAGGTGCAAATTGAGACGACGCCGGCGACAGTAGAGATCCGCCAGCCCCAAGGGGAACTGACAATCGACCAGACTCCCTGCCGTTATTCCATAGGGCTCAAGAATATCGCTGACTTTGTCCGGGACAATGCGGCACTGGGCAGGCAGACTGCTCTGGAAACTATCGGCCGAATTGCCCAGGAAGGAGATCAACTGGCTCGGACCCAGAGTAAAACGAATGCCATCGCTGACATATCCGCCAGTTCCGCTGCTGGGAAAGCTCTGGATATTACTTATGCCCATATCGCATCACCGGAGATTCATTTTCAGGCAAATCCTGTTCAATTCAGTCCCAAGGAAGGAAATGTGGATTTCACCCCCCGCCCCGGCACTGTTCAAGGGGATTACCAGCCCGGCAGTGTGGATATTCGGATCACACAGTATCCTAGTGTTGAGATATCAACGGTGGATGTTAAGGTATAG
- the flgL gene encoding flagellar hook-associated protein FlgL: MRITNNTMIYNFLSSLNKSLEKANKIQGQLADGRALHSPSDDPIKVVRSLRFSTSLELNKQYAQNAQDALSWMTTSDDHMQDLSAIMISIKEQVTQASNGTNPESAVQTIGDAVDNLINQMINIGNSQLGGRYIFAGQNDKSTPFIRNGDTITYNGDNQKISMPIHPGIANSSQDSVNRTGEDVFGPDLKILKDLIDIKNHLKSGTKEDQEWLSKTGLANIEDGHTKMLQSHTELGTRMSMYEMAKGMLEDNYTIIAGDQAENDSIDIAMGIIDYKNAENVYKTALQVGARIMPMSLVDFLR, translated from the coding sequence ATGAGAATCACTAATAATACAATGATATACAACTTTTTGAGCAGCCTTAACAAATCTCTGGAAAAGGCTAATAAGATACAGGGACAACTGGCGGACGGCAGAGCACTGCATTCCCCTTCGGATGATCCTATTAAAGTAGTCCGAAGTTTGCGTTTTAGTACCAGTTTGGAGTTAAACAAACAATATGCCCAGAATGCCCAGGATGCGCTAAGTTGGATGACGACTTCAGATGATCATATGCAAGACTTAAGCGCCATTATGATCAGTATCAAGGAGCAGGTTACCCAGGCCAGCAACGGTACGAATCCTGAATCTGCCGTCCAAACGATTGGGGATGCCGTTGACAATCTGATTAACCAGATGATCAATATTGGCAACTCCCAGCTGGGGGGGCGCTATATCTTTGCCGGACAGAATGATAAGTCCACGCCATTTATCCGTAATGGAGATACTATTACTTATAATGGTGATAATCAAAAGATTTCCATGCCCATTCACCCGGGAATCGCAAATTCGTCTCAGGATAGCGTGAACCGCACGGGAGAGGACGTTTTTGGGCCTGATCTTAAAATTTTAAAGGACCTTATCGATATAAAAAATCACCTGAAATCCGGAACAAAGGAAGATCAGGAATGGCTTTCCAAGACCGGCCTGGCTAATATCGAGGATGGTCATACCAAAATGCTGCAGTCCCACACTGAATTAGGAACCCGCATGTCGATGTACGAGATGGCTAAAGGTATGTTGGAAGATAACTATACAATTATTGCGGGGGATCAAGCCGAGAATGACTCTATAGATATTGCCATGGGTATCATTGATTATAAAAATGCTGAAAATGTCTATAAAACAGCACTTCAAGTCGGTGCCAGGATTATGCCCATGTCTTTAGTGGATTTTCTTAGATAA